The window CTGCAATCTTGGAAAATTTTCTGCATCCAGTGCGTAAAGATATCCTTTTTTCTGTATAAGTGAATTATGAGGTTGGTTTTGCATAGCTCGTTAATTGCCATATTGAAATTCGTTGCAGTTATGGTATCCACTAATTTTATATATCACCTATAGATGCAAGACACTTCTAGTTTTAGAGAATCCCATTTTATCTTAAAAGGTAAATTATCGAGTATTGGGATGAAATCTGCATAAATCGGAATGGATATTAAGGGTTCATATAGCTAACCCTAACTAGTGTGGGACTGGGGCGTTCCTGATTTGTTGATTGTTACATACCAAGATGCGAGATTGGCCATTTACGGTTTTGCATATCAAAGCATTCATGTTTTATTTTGGACTACTTACTTTGTTGGCAGAAACCATTGCCTCCCCAATACAGTTATGGGATCTGCTAATTTTATATGTCACCTACAGATAGAGTAAAATCTAGGATTTAAAAGCAATGGCTGCATCACTtgacatatatacatatttataGAATTCTTCCTGTAtttggtatatgtatatatgtacaaGGAGCTGCTTATATGTTGGTTCTGGCTCTGCCTAAAAGACATCTTTATTTGACCATTTGCAGTTTTGAGTGTTATAGGGGGtggatatggatttggagacagAGAACAGAATTGCGGCAATTCTGTTGAAAGAGGCTGCAGAATTGCGGCGGCAAGCGGAGTCAGATGGTGCACTTTCTTATCTTCATCGGCCTAATGTCAGGGGGAGACCAAATTCACGGTTTTTAACAGCAACTGTTCTTGGAGTACAACAAGGCACACATCGCTTTTATTTCCCACTACGAGTTCTAGATTTTTGTTCTGGTTTGATCCATTATTTCTCATTTCCTGTCTTTGAAAACTCTTTCATCTAAAGTGATTCAATATTTTCTGCACTTAATTGGAGTTAGTGTCAGTTATTCAGCTAAGATCACTTTCTATAGGAAGAATCTGGTGGTATTCTCTGCCAGCATCTAGCTGAGCAAATTTAGAGTCTAGCGACAATAGATATGCAAGCTTAGAGTAGCCGACTGGTGCCACGATTTATAAGTCAAAACAAAGTATGAAAGCTTAGAGTATGATTGATTTTAGCCTTGCATTTCGTAATTCTTTAAGGGTTGGGAGCGCTATAACAATTTACTTCTGCATGAGAAGAGTTGAATGAAAGACCACAATATCATAAGAGTATTTACAAAAGAATCAGTGACtgaaagaagtagaagaaataGGAGACAGAAGCCTCTTACTAATTATAGAAAAAGAATTAACCAGGTCAGAGACCATGTAGAGGAAAGGACATTCTGTTGAAAGAACTGTTTTTTCCACTTTGTGCATGCGGGCACTGCTCTGTCATTAGTATCTCTTGTAAGAGTATTAGGCACTCACGATATTACACAAGCACTTGGCACCTACAGTCAAATTTTGTACAAGATAATATAAGTACTACTTCATGCATATTCGCTActgatttaaaagaagaaaaaaccaacTATTTCATGCATATCCTTGTGTTTTTTCCTCGATTTTGTTGTGTGAATGTTGTGCTGCCTTAGTAGGTTCTACACAACTAGACTTTTGAAAAACCTACATGAACTAGGGGTTAGACCGGAAAATGTGAAATATAGTTTATCTGAAGGGTAAAGTTATTCTTCACATATAGACAAAGCACTATTCTTTCTCGGACAGGTTTCTTATATTAGAGCTCATAGTCGCATCTTTTGTGGCTCTGAAATTTACTAATTGCAGCTAACCGAGCTGTTGAAGTAAATGAAATGTGGAAGTTAAGGCAGAAAGAGGTGGAGCTTGAGAACAGGCTTAAAGGGAGGTTGGCAGATAAGAACAGAGATACAAAGTGTCATAGCTCTAGTCTCTCGGAAAGGAGGTCACGTGAGAGATGTGATACTGATTCAGGCACGAGTGGatcaaagaaaagagagagacaGGATTCTCATTCCAGTGAGGATGATGGCTTGAGAGATGCTGAAATTGAAGAGTTTTTACATTCAAGGTCAATCTTTCTCTTAGAACATCTATTTGTGCATCTCTGTGGCTGCATGCATCGAGTCTTAAACTCCTCACTTCCTTGTCCTTTTCTGGTGTCACAACTTCGATGTGTCTCACCTTGCTAATTGAACAGCTTGTTATTGGCAGGGTCAAGCGTGGCAGGGGAACTGTGGGGTCACGAATGGATGAAGCTGGCCCTTACCTTCCTTCTAGTCCAGATCCTAGAGAAAGAGAGTCAGCAAGTCCTGATATGAAGCGAAGCAAAGGATGCGGATATCATGTTGTCATTGGTCCAGAGAAGCCCGTCTGGCTGAATTCCCCGGGTTCTTCAGACAATGAATCTCTGTCAGAAGACATGACAAAAGTCCGAAAGAAGGCTAAATCCAGTAAACACCACCACCAGTGTAGGAAACATAGATCAAAAAAGAAGTCCAAGGATAAGGAGGATAAAAGGAGGAGAGAGGAGAAAAGGGTCAAACTTCATAGATAGATACTATCGCCTAATCAGTGTATATTAACTTTTTCTCTTCCTTGTTGATTCAGAGGTTCGTTCAGATGTTAAGCGTCAGAACTTTTATTCCTGCTTCGTGGAAGTTTCATTGTTGTGTAATTTTGTATATTTTGCTCATTTCTCCTGTAAAGATGGCCTTTTACTCCATTTTCACAGCACTCCTTCAACTTCTCACCTCCACTTTAACGAAACTTTATCTAAGCTTCTTCAAGAAACAGTTGTCAGTGTAATTCGTGTATTACATCTTGTAAGTATGGCTGGACAACTAATTGATTTGACCTCGACTCTCCTGTCTAAAAATCAGGGGGCCACCAATGAGTGAAAATATTTAAAGGTATTGACCGTGAAATTACGAGTCATTACTTAAGAAGAACTAAGGAGCCAATATGAGACCAAAAGCTCGACCATTCAGAAGTAACCCAAAAGCTGTAAACATCATTTTAAGTTGTTAACCATTCACTATCGACAGCAAATCATACTATCCCTTGAAACTGAGCAGTTGGCTAATATTAGCAGCTCCAGTTTCACTTTGAGAGTTCCCATCCGCCATATCTTTAGGTACTTTACTATGGTACAAGCTATTTGATGACACTCCTATCTGCCATCTTAAAAATGATTTACTCTTGAAAACAGCCGATAGCCAGCCACAAAGCTATACGCAAAACTCAGCACTGTATCATAAATTGATCCAACGCTGACATGATAACGTCTTTATATCAGAAAGCACCTTTTTGTAACTTTTTTGAGGCCTACATTTCTTCAGTAGAGAAGAGTCTTGTACAAAGCGTCTCGAATGTTCTGCTATAGTTGTTTGGAAGTACAGTAAAACACATCTCTTAAATAAGACATCAAAATTTTCTAATTATACATTGTCTACAACTACATAATTAACAACATATATATGATTATGAATCCTCCACGTGGTGATCCGTCTCATCAAATATCTCCTCCTACAAAAAAAAACACAGAATTGACATTTAGATACCTCGGAGCTGTAAAAGTCATGGAAAGTATTGAAATCTAAAAGCTCTACATATAACAAAGTTTATTCAGTTCACCTGTAAAAGCTCTTCAATAACATCTTCCATAGTTATTATACCAACAACCTCTTCTTCTTCTGGGAGTTTTGGCAGGGGATTTCCATCAATTCGCAGAATGTCCGAGTACATATCTCTAGTCCACTTTTTGCTCCTAGAACTTTTGAATGAAGCATTTCCACCATTAGGGAAACTCTTCCACTTCTGCAATGATCGCTTTGTCTTCAGACTCTTCTCCAGGGGAGGCTTTTCACCATCAATGTCTACCCTGACATCCTTCACGGGATCTAGAGAGCAAAGAGAAGGTGGGATGTCAAGATTAGAGAAGGTTTACATGCGAGAAAAGCAAAATAATCCAGCAAGCAATACGTACTCTCTGCAGGGGATTTGCTATCAGGATGATCCATATCCTTGTTGCACTGTCTTACAACCACAGCCATGTGGCTATGACCTTTCTGAAACTCATTCAGGATGTCATCCAAATGCATAGTATCTGGAACCCTGCACCATAAGAACGGGAAATCGTGAAGGTGTTTATGAGGGATATGGGAAGAGCATAAAACAATCAATCACACGCAGTAATTACAACCTAAAATGGATGCAAGCATCATTGACACAAACCAGATGCCCTTCCATTCTTGGGAAAGCTTAGACGACATAAAACACAAGACTAAAATTATCTTATCTTTTAACACAGGTGATACAATCATTAACAGCATTTAAATTGCCCTCCCTCTAGAGTCAAGTTGAATGTCGTTTTCACTTTCATGAGCCAACCTTTATCATTTTTTATGAATGCGattctaaataattttaaaaatgaaattaCCCAATTTTTTCTGTATTTTCATGTTCCATGTAATTTATGAATAAATGAACTTTTTTCAAATAAAgtaaaatcatttttttattcCAAATAGAATACAGGATGAACCAACTCTCGGTGAATGGAGTAACGACATTCAGTGTGAAACCACGGAAGTAAGAGATGCAGTGAAATATATAATGGAAAAGAATTGTCAACTGTCCTGCACTATAATGAATAGACGCATACAAGAGATCTGAAATCTTATCCTTGCCCCTTAGTTTTTGAATTCATTAATCCTTCCACTCAAACTgagttttaaaattaattgaaCATACATCTTCTTCCAAGATTGTTACACTCAAATCTCTCACAGAAATTCCTTCAGGAAACCAGTTCTTTCCTATTTTTCACTATTTAGAGACCCACGTAAGCCTAAAACTCCTAGTAAAATAGATAAGCCAGTTAAAAcacattataaatttaattatgaCCTTTGTTTTTGATATGCTGTTATAAGTCAGTTAACATCAAACAGAAATCAAGCGTGCAGCAAAAATTGTTCCACAGACGCACAGTGATTAACTCCCTCCCTCTGTTGTAATGCACATGTGGAAACATCACCTACCACGTTATGTGGGTTCTACCCTCAAATCATCAGATCAAATATCAGTCCCTAGAGGAAGTTAGGGCCAACTGATGCTAGTCAGATAGATGTCTAAGCGAGTTGACTAGCTTGAGTTGGGAGGAAAACTTGCATAAGCAACATTACTAACTAGGAGGACTTCTTTCATCTGTAGCTATATTGCAAGTATCAGGAACAGGAAGTGTACTAGTTCACTCTTTATAGCAACTTAGCCAAACTTGGATAAGTCATCTAACTCATTTATATCAGGAATTTTCTGCTCATTATCAATTCGAGGTTTAAGCTTCTTTTTTATTGGTGATGTCTAACTTGTACCCACAACCTACAGATTTCTGTAGCATAGTTCCGGAAAACGGATGTACAGACTCGGATTGTAAAACTATAAAAAGAAGGAAGCATATGAAGTGggaaaaagtacttttttatgattttaaagtgGGAAAATTGTACTTTACATGACAAGACCTTAAGCATATTTTAGACCTAAAAATACTAGAGACTACCAATTAGCAGCATGCAGCATAGACACAGAATAACAGTCTGCCTCATCTTGCATACTAACTGAACGACAGGAAAGGCACTAAAACTACATAAGTTCTTTTTCACTTCTTAGTTTCTGGAGATTTTCAGAGTGACCCACTCTAGGCTGAACAGACTATGAAAAGGTGTACATGCTAAAATAACCCGGGTTACTgaaaagaaagacggcaaaaagAATTTGAATGTAAGTTAACTATATGCTAGCAactgattaaaaaaaaaagttaaacttATGCTAGCAGCAATCACAAACCAAAGAAAGCATAAGAGTAATTTGCTTTTGCAGCCATGTAGTTTGCCAACACATAAAGATATAAAACATACCTTGGGATTCTTCGGATGGTAACGCTTTTCACAGGAGTTTCATCTTCTGGATGGACGGTCAACAAGTTCTTGACCTACAATGTCATAAAACAAGTAGGCAATTAAGGCATTAATGACGAAAATGGAACATAGAGACGGAGTCACTAAAAAGTTGGCAACATGGGGAAGTGAAATCGAAGTTCATGGAGAGGAATTGTCTTATTTTCTGTTGAAATTAGGCAAAAAGATGCTTCCAACTATGTCGAGGGTAACTGCACAAACAAATCAACAAGTACCAGAATTAGCCCTATTATGTTCGTAGGTTGGTCATAGTAGACTGGTATCCTGCTATGCCCTTTCTCCAAAATCAAGTTCATCAAATTCCTGCACATAAATAGGAGAGTATATAGTATCAAGCAGCTGAAGAGGCATACACAAATCTATAATTTACATTGACATCTAATAAATATAGAAACCTGTCCAGCTTCGCATTGATATCGATGGCAAAGATTTCAGATATCGGGGTCATCGCATCACTAGCTGTTTTGTCATGCAGCTCAAGAGCACCAGCAATTATCGTTGTCTCATCATGTGTTAGTTCTCCGCCTTTACCAGCCTGTTTACAAGTAACTCACGGTATTAGAAATATACAATAACCAACACATGATGAGTAGGAATCCTAATTCAAGTGGTTTCGAGGTAGAGATTCTCTAGATCATTGAAGAAAAGTAGAATAAAGAAAAGAGGAATCCAAATTCAAGTGGTTTAAAGGAAGCAATAAGTCAATTAGAAGATAAAGGAAATAAAAACAGCTAGATCTATGTCGCAATGTGTAAGAAGCACAAGCACACAACTGTATCAACAACATAGCTTCAATTAATTACCTCATTCCCATGCAAATTTACTAGAGTTTTCAACTCAGCTCGTCGGAAAAGTGCTCTATTTCCATGTCCCAGAAGAAAGTCCAACAGCTGGAAATCACAGCtattaattaaaacaaacaactaCCATCCCAAATCCAACATTTGATAAACTAAGTTGGAATACAGATCGCACTCAATGTCAGAAATTCAATGAAATTTAACATAATCATTGCAAAAAAAAGTATACCTTGCTTATTGGATAGGCAATAGGAAAACAGATCCAAACAAGCACACGAACAACTGGGGCTGTAGCTGCACCAATGGCCAGTCCATACCTTGAGCAAACAGATTGTGGTATGATCTGCCCAATCACACAAAGGAAAGCAGCACATGCAAATCCATCATGTGGTTTCACCAAACAGCTTAATTCTTtggttttaaagaaaataatacgTCTGAACTCTCGATAAGTTGTGTTGTTAAGAACAATACATTTTTATCAAATTCCTCCTTTAAATAAGCATCACAAAAAGAGGAATAAAAAGCATTTTTCACAGTGGAGTCTGTTTACATTCCACCCAGACTGTCCAGTAAGCTAAATGGCATCTTAAGTCATCCATGGACAATTATGGGATACAGAAAGTAATCCCCAATGCAAAAGCTCACTTGCTCGTTTCAGCAATGTTGCAGAAGTTTCTTACTATATATTTCCTACAAAATTTTAAGGACAATTAACTGCACTTACTTGAGTGGGAGGGAGTGACAACAATTTCAAcccaaattattaaaataaccaTAAAGCAACTAAGGGAAAGAACTAATGACCGCTAATAACAAATGGCATCGACTCTCCTTAGAATCTCATAATGTAATTAATGTCAATTTGGCCATCAGTATAAATTCAAGATAGATAAAGGGCAGGGGGCACACATGCCATATGGCACCCTATTACCCGTCCCATCCGGGTGGATGAAGGGAAATGCCCCGGTCCACCCTTCCCACCCAACTGCCATCCCTAAATCCATATGTCCCGATTTAATCAGTTTTGAAGCTTATACTCAACAAAAATAAATCCTTACCTCACCAAACAGAAGAATCAACGTGACAGAAATCAGTATA of the Nicotiana tabacum cultivar K326 chromosome 7, ASM71507v2, whole genome shotgun sequence genome contains:
- the LOC107831636 gene encoding uncharacterized protein LOC107831636 isoform X2, whose product is MDLETENRIAAILLKEAAELRRQAESDGALSYLHRPNVRGRPNSRFLTATVLGVQQANRAVEVNEMWKLRQKEVELENRLKGRLADKNRDTKCHSSSLSERRSRERCDTDSGTSGSKKRERQDSHSSEDDGLRDAEIEEFLHSRVKRGRGTVGSRMDEAGPYLPSSPDPRERESASPDMKRSKGCGYHVVIGPEKPVWLNSPGSSDNESLSEDMTKVRKKAKSSKHHHQCRKHRSKKKSKDKEDKRRREEKRVKLHR
- the LOC107831636 gene encoding uncharacterized protein LOC107831636 isoform X1, giving the protein MDLETENRIAAILLKEAAELRRQAESDGALSYLHRPNVRGRPNSRFLTATVLGVQQGTHRFYFPLRVLDFCSANRAVEVNEMWKLRQKEVELENRLKGRLADKNRDTKCHSSSLSERRSRERCDTDSGTSGSKKRERQDSHSSEDDGLRDAEIEEFLHSRVKRGRGTVGSRMDEAGPYLPSSPDPRERESASPDMKRSKGCGYHVVIGPEKPVWLNSPGSSDNESLSEDMTKVRKKAKSSKHHHQCRKHRSKKKSKDKEDKRRREEKRVKLHR
- the LOC107831630 gene encoding DUF21 domain-containing protein At2g14520 — protein: MAVEYRCCETGFFIHILIIIFLVCFAGLMSGLTLGLMSLSLVDLEVLAKSGTPCDRKNAEKILPVVKNQHLLLVTLLICNAAAMEALPIFLDSLVTAWGAILISVTLILLFGEIIPQSVCSRYGLAIGAATAPVVRVLVWICFPIAYPISKLLDFLLGHGNRALFRRAELKTLVNLHGNEAGKGGELTHDETTIIAGALELHDKTASDAMTPISEIFAIDINAKLDRNLMNLILEKGHSRIPVYYDQPTNIIGLILVKNLLTVHPEDETPVKSVTIRRIPRVPDTMHLDDILNEFQKGHSHMAVVVRQCNKDMDHPDSKSPAENPVKDVRVDIDGEKPPLEKSLKTKRSLQKWKSFPNGGNASFKSSRSKKWTRDMYSDILRIDGNPLPKLPEEEEVVGIITMEDVIEELLQEEIFDETDHHVEDS